GCCAAGACGCCAAGAACGGACTACAGCTCGAGCCGACATTGGCCCCAGTGGGCCCTGGAGGGGCGTGCTTCGTCACGCCCGCTTTTCCGCTGCCCCCCGCTGCTGTCATGCTGAGGCGCCTCGGCTGCGGGCGTCGAAGCATCTCGCCGGCCGGGCACCCGGAGCCGACCCTCACCCGTGTTCCATCCAGGACGGCAGAAGAACGGCGGTCTCACGCAAAGCCGCCAAGACGCCAAGAACGGACGACCGCTCGAACCGCTGCCGGACCGAAGTGGGTTCCTGTGCGCGCCGTCCATGTGGCCCAGCCGCCTGCCCCGCCGGGCAGGCCCTCGGCTGTGTTCGTGTGCCGGCGAATGGTGAGAAACGGCCGGCCCCACGCCGAGGCGCCAGGAACGAAGACGAAGCCCAAGGCACCGGCAAACGGCGGGCGGGCTCGTTCTGCGCCGGACCCCTCTGGCCCGGTTGTCTTCGTCCGTCAGCCGCCCGGAGTCCGCTGCCATGGCCAATCAACGAATTTCATCGTTGACAAGATACGAATTCTGACGTATCATGTCCGCAGTTCCGGGGAACAGGCCCCGGGCGACAGCGACTCAAGGAGCGGGCAGATGGCCAGACGGCCGACCGACGGACCGACGGAAGCGGAACTGGAAGTGCTCAGCGTGCTCTGGGAACGCGGGCCGAGCACGGTCAACGAAGTCAATGAAGCCGTCAACGCGCTCCGCCCCACGGGCAAGACCACCACCCTGAAGATCATGCAGATCATGCTCGAAAAGGGCATGCTGGCCCGCGACGAGTCCGTGCGGCCGCAGGTCTACCGGCCGCGCCAGCCGAAGGAACAGACGCAGGCGCGGCTCGTCCGGCGCCTCATGAAGCGCGCCTTCGACGGCTCGGCCGCGCAGCTCATCCTGCGCGTCCTCTCGGAACACCGCGCATCGGAGCAGGAGCTGGCCGAGATCCGGCGGTTGCTCGATGAAATGGAGGATGAGGGGCGATGAACATCCTCGGGGAGGTCTTGAGGGGTCCTCAGGCGGCGCGGCTGGGGTGGACGCTGCTGCACCTGGTCTGGCAGGGCGCGCTGGTCTGGGCGGCGGCCGCCGCGGTCCTGGCGCTGCTGCGCAAGCGGGGACCGGCCGGTCGCTACCTGGTGGCGACGGCCGGCCTGCTGATCCTGGCAGCCGCCCCGGTCGTGACGTTCCTTGCGGTCGGGGCGACTTCGCCCGTGGACCCGCCGGCACCGGCACCGGCGGAGCCAATGGCATGGGCTCCCGACATTGAGACCATGGCCGAGCCCGCGCCCGCGTTAGCGCCTGCCGTCCCGCCGTTGAGCCCGGCGCCTGTCGAAGTGATCGCGGCGCCCGAGCCGCCGCCCGTCTCGCTCCGGCAGCGGATCGAGGCCGCCCTCCGGCCGTGGCTGCCGCACATCGTGGGCGGATGGCTCGTGGGCGTGCTGCTGCTGACGGCCTGGCGGGCGGGCGGATGGGTGCAGGTGCGGCGGCTGAAGCGGCGGTGCACGTCCGACGTCCCCGCCGGCTTGCGCGCGACGCTGTCGGCGCTGGCGGCGCGGCTGCGGGTGTCGCGCCCGGTGCGGCTCGTGCAGTCCGGCATCGCGACGGTGCCGACGGTGATCGGCTGGCTGCGACCGGTGATCCTGCTGCCCACGGCGGCGCTGACGGGCCTGACGCCCGAGCAACTGGAGGCCGTGCTCGCGCATGAACTTGCGCACATCCGGCGTCACGACGGCCTGGTCAACGTGCTGCAGGCCGTCATCGAGATGCTGCTCTTCTACCATCCGGCGGTGTGGTGGCTGTCGAGGCGGATGCGGATCGAGCGCGAGCAGTGCTGCGACGACGTGGCGGTGGCGGCCTGCGGCGGCGGGGTGCTCTACGGCCGCGCTCTGGCCGCGATGGAGGCCCTGCGGGCAGCCCCCTCGCCGGGCCTGAGCGCCCGCGGCGGCGACCTCCTCGCCCGCGTCCGCCGCATCCTGGGCAAGCCGGACGCCCGTGAACGGGCCTCCTCCAGCCGCTGGCTGGCAGGCATTCTCACGGTGGCCGTACTGCTTGCCATTGCGGCCGTTCCGCTGGTGAGCGGCGGCACGGCTCCGGCCGAAGGCGGGGCGGTAGCCGAAGAGGGAATCGCAGCGGCCGGCGGTACGGAAGAGGAAGTCTTGCCGCATTTCACCGCCACGCTGCCGAACGGCGTCACGGTGGAGCTGATCGGCGTCTCTTACCACCCGTCCGCCGGAAAGCCCTGGTGGCGGCCGGACGGTTCTCCGTTGCCGGTGGCAGGCTACGACGGGCTTCCGTCGGGCGTAGACACTCGAGGCATGTGGCGCGAGTTCGTCGTCCGCCTTTCCGGCGCTCCGACAGATGACATATGGCTCAATTGGGCGATTGATGGAGCGCGTGCCCATGCCGGCGGCGGCAATGTGGAAGTGGACGGCA
The Candidatus Brocadiaceae bacterium genome window above contains:
- a CDS encoding BlaI/MecI/CopY family transcriptional regulator; its protein translation is MARRPTDGPTEAELEVLSVLWERGPSTVNEVNEAVNALRPTGKTTTLKIMQIMLEKGMLARDESVRPQVYRPRQPKEQTQARLVRRLMKRAFDGSAAQLILRVLSEHRASEQELAEIRRLLDEMEDEGR
- a CDS encoding M48 family metalloprotease; the protein is MNILGEVLRGPQAARLGWTLLHLVWQGALVWAAAAAVLALLRKRGPAGRYLVATAGLLILAAAPVVTFLAVGATSPVDPPAPAPAEPMAWAPDIETMAEPAPALAPAVPPLSPAPVEVIAAPEPPPVSLRQRIEAALRPWLPHIVGGWLVGVLLLTAWRAGGWVQVRRLKRRCTSDVPAGLRATLSALAARLRVSRPVRLVQSGIATVPTVIGWLRPVILLPTAALTGLTPEQLEAVLAHELAHIRRHDGLVNVLQAVIEMLLFYHPAVWWLSRRMRIEREQCCDDVAVAACGGGVLYGRALAAMEALRAAPSPGLSARGGDLLARVRRILGKPDARERASSSRWLAGILTVAVLLAIAAVPLVSGGTAPAEGGAVAEEGIAAAGGTEEEVLPHFTATLPNGVTVELIGVSYHPSAGKPWWRPDGSPLPVAGYDGLPSGVDTRGMWREFVVRLSGAPTDDIWLNWAIDGARAHAGGGNVEVDGKLRSDVRGLAASIMDGEEACTVTLGVASGTWHTIGTSGPGGVPALDRSHVSFTNACLDGKDVRITASDEAGYCDRRVVGIDSSGRVRLPTAASTEVSDAGGPWETTARFRAVDAAQVKEFRLEVRPRDRVEFRNVSLQPGQKTDVNVVMAPQAEQAPAAQVSPDEAAAEAVREATRGPAATALAQPAAQGPIVLVEMALSQFTTEGQKTLSRPAAVVRDREMARIELSTEQMYVFGDGTPDAAEPSVGTWTEGLKFEVTPRIQTAAPGKIALHLKAELRDKEGVVRGGGLDLMDVPMVRTREWQFELLLDQGVAKTVQIAAADDKALLFQVTVQARVMSPRDIKGTRYESWDVH